TCCACATAATGCGAGCCCAGATGTTTTTTTAATTGAGGCCTCTGATTACAGGCAACCAGGGCAAAACAAAAAAGCAGGAGAAGTAAAAAATTACACTTCATAAAAATTGGTTTCTTCTAACTACAGAAATTTTAAAAAATCTGCTTTTTACATTATTAAACTTTTACTGGCAGTAATCACGTTCCCTTTTCCATCCGATACATACACATACAGGCGATAATTGGTGCGGTGGTATTTACCTTTTAGCTCGGGTAAGGTAACTACTACTTTATTTGGCTGATCTATTTTTTCTAAAACGTCCATATTCTCCAGGTAATCGTCTTTGTATAACTGCCACTCTATTTTACTGTTCGGGTTAAAATTGCCAACAACGGTAAATTCAAAAGAGGTCTTTGGCACCAGAAAACCAGATGGGCCTACAATCTGTACTTTAGGAGCAGGCGCAGGAGTTTGATCTGTCCAAATCTGTTGCAAAGCATAGTACACCGGCTTTTTTCGACCTCTAAAATCGGTTAACCCAAACCAGGTAGCCGAACCTTCGAAGCGGTCGCGCCAGCAAAAGGCTACACCGCCAACATTATTTCCTTTATTTTTCTGAATAAAACTTTGCCATTCCTGAGTATATAAAGTGGCTTTTTGGGCATTCGTCTCCTCAATTAGTATCGTATTTTTATCTATCAGCGAGTACTCCGGATCCCAGTAGCCACTCGGGCCAAATTCAGAAATCAGATACGGGCGGTGTGGATTGAACTTGGCGTTTATCTCCTGTAATTTACTTATCTGCTGGGTGTAGTACGAATTGATACCTACCACATCTACGGATGGCACCAGTTGGCCAAACGCTAGCAGTTCCCCGGCCAATTGCCGCGAATGTTCCAGAGAAGTGAAAACGGGCCGGGCCGGATCAATCAGGTGAATGCGTTCCGCCATTAACTCCAGCATGTGCATGTAAGCCTTCCGGTTCAAGCTCAGGTACGGTTGGCTATAATGTTTTTTAAGCAAACTACTGGTCTCGTTCCCAACCGACCAGCCCAGTACGGCTGGCGCATCTTTAAACTTACTCACGGTTTCTTCTACCTTCTGCAAGTATTTTTTTACCTGCACCGTATCTTTATAATAATCTACTTTGGGGTCGAACCAGAAACCGTAGAGTACTTTTAAATCTTTTTCCTGGGCAATGGTCAGAATATTATTATCGTATACGCTGGGGCTGTACCGGCGAATGGTATTGGCTCCCATGGCTTTTATGGCATCAAAATCTTGCTCCAATTGTTGTCGGGTCAATGGATAATGGCCATCCCGCCAGTCGTGTCCTGGGTTGTAAGCCACTCCCTTCACGTAAAAGGGTTGCTCTTTTACCAACAAGGTGTATTGTCCCGGCTTACCTGTTAAATAATGTTCTTGATTTTTCCGGAAAGTTTTAACCAACTCCGGACGCAGCGCTTTCTGCTCGAAAGTAGGCTTTTGCCAGATAAAAGATTCTTGCTTTATTCTCCGATAAAACTTAGCTATTTGGTTTGGGTTTTTAATTGTCCAGTCTATCTCTGCCGAATAGTTAGCAGGGCGCCAGGCAGTAGGCCAGCTTTGACCCGGGTTATTTGTGTAAAACACCAATGAACGGATTTCGCGGTAATAATTCGGAATCAAGGGCAAATAATATTCAAGCCATTCCTGCCCGTTGCCCCCGTAGTTCGTCGAGCCGAACTCTGTGAGCATTACCGGTTTATTTAACTTAAGCATGTCGTTGCGAAACGGCCGGTACAGTTCTTCAAAGGTACGCCATTTGCCATCTTTGGCAGCCTTTCCATAGTTCAAGCAAGATATTCCTACCCAATCCACGTAATTTTCGCCGGGGTAATACGCCTCTATGTTTTGCGGTTCGGCCGGATGCCAAATCCAGCTTACATTATTTACGCCGGTGTTGGCAAAGGTAGCCACTACGTGTTGGTAAGCAGCTTTAAATACCTCCGGCGTTATTGGTACCGGTTGAGCCGGGTACTTTTCGGTATTATCTGCTTCCGGGGCAAACTGAATAAAAACCGGGTGATTGTACCGCTGGATACTGCGCGCGTAAGCTTGAATATAAGCGTCATACTTACCGGCCGCAATGGCTTCTAAAATATTTTCTTTTGTTTTAGCTGTTTTTTCTGTGCGTTTCACTTCCAGGGGATTCCAGGTAATTAAAGGAATAGCGCCTCGTTGAGCAATATGCTCGAACAAAGCTACCGGCAGGCCATCGGAGCTCTCCGGCGCCCAACTTTGATTTACCGAAAGAATATTTAAGTTAGTACCCAATTGCTTCTGAAAATTATCCGCTGCAACCAAGGCAGTTTCTTCTTGTCCAGTGGGCAGGTACATACCCGTATAAAAACCACCGGTAGCTTTGGTTTGCGGCCCGTAGAGCACTTCTATATCTTTGCTGGGGTTATAATCCATTAAGATAAAGCTGTTACAAGCCAGAAAAAGAAGAATAGCCAGGGCAGGCGCGCCTTTGCGCAACAGCCGGTACGTATCTGGCAAAATAACCTGACGCACTAATTTTATCGGCCAATACAGCAGGTGCGTAATAGAAAACGGCTGCAGCCAATTTTTTAATTTTTTGATTAAAACCGGTTGGGCCGCCACAATGACGATCAGCAACAACAAACTATTTAGCCCCACGTAAGTTCCCATCATCCAACTATAAGGGCTCCAATCGCGTGATAAGCCGTACCATAAAGCGCCTAAATTTAATCCGCAAACAATGATGTTGGGCATACTTAAAGACCAGTTATTGCGATCTTCGTCGTTTTTAAGAGTGGCGATATAGGGTACTTTGATATTTAATATGGTATAAATCAGGCCAAGCGAAAATACCCACCAACTGGCAAACAACAAGATACCACCCGACACGTGAAAACCTTTTTCATGGTCTTCCAGCAGCCAGCGCTGGGCATACTGCCGGATCAGGGTAATAAAACCAAGATAAGGCAGAAGTACCCAGAAGAACTGGTACCACTCAATATACAACGGCGTTTCCCCCATGATTAAAGAAGCCGCCGGAATGAAGATATCTAATAAAACGATCAGGCCAAAGGCATAATGCAGGGGCAGTAGTAAGTAATGCAGTTTCTGACGCCAGGTAAAATTTCTAAATAAACGCGGGTACACGTGCACCAATAAATCAAAAGTACCCCGGGACCATTTGATTTGCTGTTTAAAATACGAAGCCAGGGTATTGGGCACCAGCCCCCGGGTTAGTATTTTAGGCGTGTAAACCGATTTCCAGCCTTTGGCGTGCAACTGCATGGCCGTATGCATGTCTTCGGAAAGACCGGGTGCGTGGCCGCCAATAGAATCCAGAGCAGCCCGGCGAAAGGTACAATTCGCACCGATGGCCTGCACCGTGCCGTAGCCATTCATGCCCATCATCATGGGGCCGTAAAACAAATACGTTTGCTGGGCGGCCCCGCGGGCAAAAAAGCTGTCTTCGGCGTTGTAGTACGCTTGCACCATTTGCACGTAACCTACTTCCGGGTCTTCGAAGTAAGCCACTACTTCATCTAAGTAAGAGGGTACCGGAATATGGTCGGGGTCCATGATAACGCATAATTCGCCGGTAGCCTGTTGCAAGGCATTATTAATATTACCGGCCTTAGCGTTTACTTTAACGGTACGGGTAACATGTACCACATCTAACTCCTGGCAAAGTTTAATTAAAGCCGGATCATTGCCTTCGTCGCAGAGGTAAGTAGTATGCGGATAGCGCACTGCTTTCATGGCTTTGAGGGTGCGCTCAATCATGTCGAAGGGCTCACCCGGTACAGCCGTAGTAAGCATGTCTACCGTCCAGGTACGGGTGGACTTTGGCAGCGGCGTGGTTTTCATACCCCAGTAGTGGTACCATTCGTGGAGTACCCGCACCATTTTATACCCTAAAGATAACACCAGTAACAAATACAGGGGGAAATAACCAATTTGCTCTGATTTAACAAGCCAAGCCGCAAATACAGCAAGACTAATAAGGCCACCCCCAATCAGTATTTTGAGAATGAACAACTCTCTTTTAGCAGGAGTTTTCATGCACACCACATGGATAGCTTCTACCCCTCCACTGCTCTGCTCTTTGTTCTTAATCATTTTATAATAAGTAAACAGTATATCATATTTTAATGCGATTCTTTTAAAAACTTAAGTGAGTAACTTACTCGTGCTTATAAATCCGGATTTGCCGATATAGAGAACCTAGATTTTCCTTTTTTTTAAATTTACTCCATCTTCATACTACCGTTAAACTGCTTCCTGCGCTTAACTTTTGCCTACTTTGTTCCACCAACATGTAGTAGTGAATCAATTATAGTATTATATTTATGATAATATATATTTTAATATTCAAATATTATTCCAAACAATTATTGGTATTATACCATAATGCTTAAAGTATTTAGAATACCTAAAATATAAATTAGCACATTTCTAATAAAGAAAGGCTTTATACACAATTAAGATCTATGGAGTTTTAATAAAAAACCTAAAGAATGTATTTACAGGAATGCTTACAATCAGCCCTAAACCATTAGTAGCAAGATTTAAATGTTGCAAGTTTACTACTTCAAACTTTTAACTATCTTAGCTGCAGCTATTGGTGTTTTAAAGGCATATTTAGCTTTTAGAGCTAATTTAAACGAATACAAATTAGTTGAAATAATTATAAATTGATCGAAACAAGGCATTGCTGCGTTTTAAAGCACGTTCTTATTTCTATACTTTTGCAAAAATTTTAAAATTCATCTTACTTAGGGTAAGCAGATATAATTATTTTTATATATAAAAAAATTTACTTTTATTATAAATTATAGGTTAATATTTTTCTTATTTACCTAAATAAAACATTTTTTTACCCGATTCTATGGTAGGTCATTGACAGGCTTATAAAACATTAGTTAAAACACAAACGTTAAGTTAAGTTAAATAGCCATGCCAATCATTTTACAGGTAGTTAAGCAGGTTTTCAAAACAGATACAGAATGGAATTTATTCGGCAGCTAGTTGACGTTAGTCCCAATCCTATTTACGTACGAGATGAGTTAGGCAAGCTTGCACTTGTAAACGAAGCATTTGCGCAATTACACCAACAAAGCGCAGCAACTATCTTGCAGAAGGGTTTTTTAAATTCTGACTATGCTTACAACAAAGACCTGGAAATTTTAAAACTAAACAAGCAAGTAACCTTGGAAGAGGTATTTGAGCAGGAGAACGGACAAAAAATTTGGTTTACTGTTACTAAAAAGCCTTTTAAATCACCAGATGGCGCCCGCTTTCTTTTATCTACTTTTAACGATGTCACCCCGTTTAAAAATGCTTTTCAAGAGAAAAAAGAATCTACTCAGGTGAAGCAACTGTTTTTAACTCATTTAAAAGAAGAATTTAAAGCCGATATAAACACCATTTCGAGCTTAACCCGACTTTTAAAAAAAGGATTGATTAACAAAGAACAGGAAAGCTATTTACATCTTATCCAATCTGTGGCCGATAAT
The sequence above is a segment of the Adhaeribacter swui genome. Coding sequences within it:
- a CDS encoding glycosyltransferase, whose amino-acid sequence is MIKNKEQSSGGVEAIHVVCMKTPAKRELFILKILIGGGLISLAVFAAWLVKSEQIGYFPLYLLLVLSLGYKMVRVLHEWYHYWGMKTTPLPKSTRTWTVDMLTTAVPGEPFDMIERTLKAMKAVRYPHTTYLCDEGNDPALIKLCQELDVVHVTRTVKVNAKAGNINNALQQATGELCVIMDPDHIPVPSYLDEVVAYFEDPEVGYVQMVQAYYNAEDSFFARGAAQQTYLFYGPMMMGMNGYGTVQAIGANCTFRRAALDSIGGHAPGLSEDMHTAMQLHAKGWKSVYTPKILTRGLVPNTLASYFKQQIKWSRGTFDLLVHVYPRLFRNFTWRQKLHYLLLPLHYAFGLIVLLDIFIPAASLIMGETPLYIEWYQFFWVLLPYLGFITLIRQYAQRWLLEDHEKGFHVSGGILLFASWWVFSLGLIYTILNIKVPYIATLKNDEDRNNWSLSMPNIIVCGLNLGALWYGLSRDWSPYSWMMGTYVGLNSLLLLIVIVAAQPVLIKKLKNWLQPFSITHLLYWPIKLVRQVILPDTYRLLRKGAPALAILLFLACNSFILMDYNPSKDIEVLYGPQTKATGGFYTGMYLPTGQEETALVAADNFQKQLGTNLNILSVNQSWAPESSDGLPVALFEHIAQRGAIPLITWNPLEVKRTEKTAKTKENILEAIAAGKYDAYIQAYARSIQRYNHPVFIQFAPEADNTEKYPAQPVPITPEVFKAAYQHVVATFANTGVNNVSWIWHPAEPQNIEAYYPGENYVDWVGISCLNYGKAAKDGKWRTFEELYRPFRNDMLKLNKPVMLTEFGSTNYGGNGQEWLEYYLPLIPNYYREIRSLVFYTNNPGQSWPTAWRPANYSAEIDWTIKNPNQIAKFYRRIKQESFIWQKPTFEQKALRPELVKTFRKNQEHYLTGKPGQYTLLVKEQPFYVKGVAYNPGHDWRDGHYPLTRQQLEQDFDAIKAMGANTIRRYSPSVYDNNILTIAQEKDLKVLYGFWFDPKVDYYKDTVQVKKYLQKVEETVSKFKDAPAVLGWSVGNETSSLLKKHYSQPYLSLNRKAYMHMLELMAERIHLIDPARPVFTSLEHSRQLAGELLAFGQLVPSVDVVGINSYYTQQISKLQEINAKFNPHRPYLISEFGPSGYWDPEYSLIDKNTILIEETNAQKATLYTQEWQSFIQKNKGNNVGGVAFCWRDRFEGSATWFGLTDFRGRKKPVYYALQQIWTDQTPAPAPKVQIVGPSGFLVPKTSFEFTVVGNFNPNSKIEWQLYKDDYLENMDVLEKIDQPNKVVVTLPELKGKYHRTNYRLYVYVSDGKGNVITASKSLIM